Genomic window (Desulforapulum autotrophicum HRM2):
GCAGGGATAGCCGTCCAGAACCGTTGAATGTGGGGCCTTACACGGCAGACCAGACAGGCATGTTTTTTGCTGATACCCTAAGAGAGACTTTTTTTATAAACATAGAAAACTGACGGGCAGGCGATGACAAAACCATTCCATATCCTGGTGACCGATACCAATCTCCATGTGAGGAGTCTGTTAAAACGGGAGCTGGAGCAGGATGGACATACCATCTATATGGCTAAGAACAAGAAAGAGGCCCACGGCTATATATATGGAAGCAACCAGCTGGACATCATCGTCCTTGACCCTGAGCTTCCCGATTTCTTTGGCCAGTCCCTTCTTGATGAAATCCAGGACAGGATTCCTCCGGTTAAAATCATTATCCACACATTTGCAGAATTTTTCAATGAAATGAATGTTGACGAAAACATTTATTTTGTGGAAAAGAGCGCAAATAGCATCGCACCCATGAAAAAAAAGATCGAATCATTTGGAAGGAACGCATGAAAGGCAATTGAGAACCGCCCCAAAAGGACGATCAAATGGCGGAGGCCCCAACTGAGATAGTGGTAGAAGAAAGGGGACGCTTCACAAATTCCTTGTGATGAAACGTCCCTGAATGCGCTGAACCCTATTCTTTTCTTATGCTGAAAACGGGAACAGGTGAGTGTCTGAAGAGTTTTTCAGCCGTTGTACCAAAGAGAAATTCAGGCAGGTTGGTCCGACCCTTCTGGCCGATGACCAGAAGGTCGCCGTCCTCTTCATCCAGGGCAGTGAGAATCTCTTCAAAGGGAATACCATACCGGACTATAATCTTTGTATCTGTCTCCTTGCCGCCACACTCAGCCAGGAGATCCCCAAGCATTCTTTTTCGTCTCTCCTTGTCATCTCCGATATACTTATCGGGTAGGAAGCTGTTGGGATGTTCGGCATTAAAGGCCTGCCTGGCCGCGTCAACCGACTTTCTGTTGATGACATTAACAATGATTACCTGGGCCGAGATTCCCTTTGCAAGGCTCAAGGAGTGTTCCAGAATGTCCTGGGAATAGGTGGAGAAATCAAGGGCAGCCACAATTTTCTTTATCTGTTTCATTTTACCTTCTCCTTTCAACTTTTACGGCTGAAATTATCCCGGTCCCGAACGCTCACAACTGGCACTTTGGCGTGCCTGAAAATCTTTTCAGCATTGGAGCCGAAAAGCGTTCTTGAAAGGTTGCTCCTGCCCTTGTTGCCGATGACGATCAAGTCGATATTTTCATCCTTGGCAAAGTTGAGGATCTCCTCAAAGGGAACCCCCATGTTGACATGGATGCTCATGGTCGATTTCACCTCAAAGAACTTCTCCTTTACAAGGGCCCGGATGGCGTTATAGCGCTCGGTCTTTGAATCCGTGATGTAACGTTCAAGGTCAATTCCGTTGGGATAATAGGCACTGGCCATTTTAACACCGTTGATGTCACGCTGGTTCAACACGTTCAACAGCAGAATCTCGGCATTGGACGCTTTGGCAAATTCAACGGCGTACTCAATGGCAAGGGTGGAATATTCGGATAAATCCACACCAACAAGGATCTTTTCTATTTTTTTCATTGCAGCCTCCTGGAATTCAATTACTTATGAATTAAAAAACAATTCTTTGGCCCGTAGTCTGATCTGCGGCATAGGTCATTTCGGCAATGGCCCCAAGGGCCTTAACCATGGGATCAAATCGGTCAGGGGCAATCCCGAAGGTATGGATAATGATCTTTCTGAATCCATCGTCCTTCTCTTCATTGGAGGTCAGAACACTATGGATACGCGCCCTGTGGTTGCGGACGGAATCCATGAGATCCTGGACAATGCCGGATCGATCTTTTACTTTAAAGGCAAAAGTCTGCCCCTTGTGGCCAGCTCCGGTAAACGAAACAAGGCAGCGAAAGATATCGCTTTTTGTGATGATCCCCTCCATCTTACCGTTGTCTCCCATGACAGGCATACCGGAAATATTGTTGGCAAGCATCTTGGCGGCAGCCTCGTCAACGGTAAAATTTCCAGGAATCGTTATCACGGGACTTGACATGAGAGAGGTGATCTTGATCTTGCGGACCAGGGTCATTAATTCGTAGATATCAAGGGAGGTGGCCTTGGACGGAGACGCTTTTTTGATATCTCCATCCGTGACAATCCCAATGATTCTGCCATCATCCATCACAGGAACCATGGAGATAATCTTTGTTTTAAAAAGATCGGACACGTCCATAAGGGATGCATCCTTCTCAACGGTGACAACGGGTTTACTCATCCATCGTTTTATCAGCATATCGCCCTCCTCAGATATTGAAGTGCTAACATCATCTGATAAAACAAAGAGCAATTCCCATGCCAATGTATAAAACAGGGTTTACGCGTGAACAAGCGGCTACCGCGGGGCTGATATGCCTGATGCCATGGTGCCGGGTGTCAACCTTTTTTACACTTCGTAAACTGTATCACTCCCTTGCGTTGGTACCGATCCGAATGCCGTACTTGTCCAGCTTTGAATGAAAGGTGGGTCTTGACATGCCCAGCAACTTCGCTGCCCTGGAACGGTTGCCTTCAGTAAAATCCAGGGCCTCCTCAATGAGCAGCGATGCAATGTGATCCAGGCAGGAATCAAAGATCTTTTCGTCCTTTTCCGATCTAAGGCATTCACGCACCCAGTCCCGGACACCGCCTGCGGGTGTTGCTTCAACATCATCCGTTCGGCTCCGGTTGTCAAGTTCATTCAGGGTGATCTCTTCGGCCTGGATGGGGGCACCCCGGTTGAAAATCAGAACTTTTTTCAACACATTGGCAAGCTCCCGGATGTTGCCGGGCCACTCATACTGCTTGATCTTTTTCACGGCTTCCGGTGAGATGCCCGGGTTTGCCATGGACATTTCCGCACTCAGCCTTGCCAGCAGGTAGTCAGCAAGGATAACGCTATCCCCCTTTCGATCCCTCAGGGGGGGCATGGTGATGGTGATCACCTGGAGGCGATAGTAAAGATCCTCCCGGAAGACCCCATCGGCCACGGCCCGTTCAAGATCCCGGTTGGTTGCAGCAATGATCCTGACATCCACGCTGATGGGTTCCCTTCCGCCCAGACGCTCAATGCTGTTCTCCTGGAGAAGGCGCAGAAACTTTGCCTGGATGCTCATGGGCATGTCCCCGATTTCGTCGAGGAACACAGTGCCACCCCTTGCCTGTTCGATTTTTCCAACCCTTCGATGGGCAGCTCCGGTGAAGGACCCCTTTTCATACCCAAAGAGCTCACTCTCGAGAAGGGTCTCTGGAATGGCCACACAGTTGATGACCATGAAGGGTTTTTCAGCCCTGAGGGAATGATTATACACGGCCCTTGCGGCAAGTTCCTTGCCTGTTCCGGACTCCCCCCGGATAAGAACCGTGGCATCCGTTGACGACACCCGTCCAATGGCCTTGTACACCTCGAGCATCTGACTGCTGGTTCCCACAAGGGCCTCGCGGCCGGAAAAACCGTCTGACTCGGGGTTAACATCCACGGGGGAGGACATGCATCGGCCAGC
Coding sequences:
- a CDS encoding universal stress protein, yielding MKKIEKILVGVDLSEYSTLAIEYAVEFAKASNAEILLLNVLNQRDINGVKMASAYYPNGIDLERYITDSKTERYNAIRALVKEKFFEVKSTMSIHVNMGVPFEEILNFAKDENIDLIVIGNKGRSNLSRTLFGSNAEKIFRHAKVPVVSVRDRDNFSRKS
- a CDS encoding response regulator — protein: MTKPFHILVTDTNLHVRSLLKRELEQDGHTIYMAKNKKEAHGYIYGSNQLDIIVLDPELPDFFGQSLLDEIQDRIPPVKIIIHTFAEFFNEMNVDENIYFVEKSANSIAPMKKKIESFGRNA
- a CDS encoding sigma-54-dependent transcriptional regulator; this translates as MGLILVIDDDQQLSRSFAKILTQDGYKIEASYTGQDGIIKTAAVNPDLVILDIRLPDMSGMEVFEAIHAENPKLPVIIITAFGTTETAIQAIKQGAYDYIYKPFDVPQMLGLVKKALLAGRCMSSPVDVNPESDGFSGREALVGTSSQMLEVYKAIGRVSSTDATVLIRGESGTGKELAARAVYNHSLRAEKPFMVINCVAIPETLLESELFGYEKGSFTGAAHRRVGKIEQARGGTVFLDEIGDMPMSIQAKFLRLLQENSIERLGGREPISVDVRIIAATNRDLERAVADGVFREDLYYRLQVITITMPPLRDRKGDSVILADYLLARLSAEMSMANPGISPEAVKKIKQYEWPGNIRELANVLKKVLIFNRGAPIQAEEITLNELDNRSRTDDVEATPAGGVRDWVRECLRSEKDEKIFDSCLDHIASLLIEEALDFTEGNRSRAAKLLGMSRPTFHSKLDKYGIRIGTNARE
- a CDS encoding universal stress protein — encoded protein: MKQIKKIVAALDFSTYSQDILEHSLSLAKGISAQVIIVNVINRKSVDAARQAFNAEHPNSFLPDKYIGDDKERRKRMLGDLLAECGGKETDTKIIVRYGIPFEEILTALDEEDGDLLVIGQKGRTNLPEFLFGTTAEKLFRHSPVPVFSIRKE
- a CDS encoding CBS and ACT domain-containing protein, with protein sequence MLIKRWMSKPVVTVEKDASLMDVSDLFKTKIISMVPVMDDGRIIGIVTDGDIKKASPSKATSLDIYELMTLVRKIKITSLMSSPVITIPGNFTVDEAAAKMLANNISGMPVMGDNGKMEGIITKSDIFRCLVSFTGAGHKGQTFAFKVKDRSGIVQDLMDSVRNHRARIHSVLTSNEEKDDGFRKIIIHTFGIAPDRFDPMVKALGAIAEMTYAADQTTGQRIVF